GCCGTTGGCGACCTTCGCCACCACCTCGCGGCTCGCCGGGTTCACCACGTCGAAGGTCGCCGCGCCCTCGGCCTCGACCCACCGGCCGTTGACGTACATCCTCGAGATGTCCTGTGCCATGATCCTACCCTCCACACGCCAGCTTCGGAAGCCCGGTGAGCGGGTCAGCGCCCACCACCACTGTTACCGTAGCGCAGCGTCTGCACGAAGTCGTAGACGGCCATGAGAATGACGGCGACGACGATGATGGTGAGGGGCAGCTCCTTGATCCACCATACGAGAAAGCCCAGGAAGACCACGAGCATGGCGACGCCGACGATACCGGTCACCAGGGTCATCACGACGATCTCCGCGTCCTGCCGCGGGGCGAAGCGGGTCGTTCGCCGGCGGTCCCCTTCGGGCCGTGGCGCCGGCGCGCGCCGCCGAGCCGCTCACAGAGCCACCGCGCCGTACGCAGCAGGCGCGCATCGTTGTCACGACGCCCGACGAGCTGCACGCCGAGCGGCATCCCCGCGGCCGACCAGAGCAGCGGCAGCGTCACCGCCGGCGTGCCGAGGTAGGTCCACAGCGTGCAGAAGATCGGATCTCCGGTGCTCCCCAGGCCGCGTGGCGCCTCCCCCGGCGCCGCCGGCGTGACGATCGCGTCGAACTCGTCGAAC
Above is a window of Candidatus Rokuibacteriota bacterium DNA encoding:
- a CDS encoding amidase, translating into KGSDRLSAELRKLIERGRGHAAVDYAAAIAGIPALNDALDPVFDEFDAIVTPAAPGEAPRGLGSTGDPIFCTLWTYLGTPAVTLPLLWSAAGMPLGVQLVGRRDNDARLLRTARWLCERLGGARRRHGPKGTAGERPASPRGRTRRSS